Proteins encoded by one window of Acuticoccus sp. MNP-M23:
- the eutC gene encoding ethanolamine ammonia-lyase subunit EutC, whose amino-acid sequence MSEPDAWRTLRRFTAARIGLGRTGVSLPTDRALEFQAAHAAARTAVHEALDADALAEALAESFPGVAAVTTEAPDRTTYLKRPDLGRKLSAAGRASLAPAPCNVAVVICDGLSARAVSAHAAPLLADLLPRFSADGITVGPLTIVTEGRVAVGDAVGAALGADLVLMLIGERPGLSASDSLGIYITHGPRPGRSDAERNCISNVRPEGLAYPQAAYRAHYLVSEALSRGHSGVALKDDTVSPDAIGGGSAAFLLSKTS is encoded by the coding sequence ATGAGCGAGCCCGATGCCTGGCGGACCCTTCGCCGTTTCACCGCTGCACGGATCGGCCTTGGCCGCACCGGCGTGTCGCTTCCCACCGACCGGGCGCTGGAGTTCCAGGCCGCCCACGCCGCCGCCCGCACAGCGGTTCACGAGGCGCTGGATGCGGACGCATTGGCCGAGGCGCTGGCGGAGAGCTTCCCCGGCGTTGCAGCCGTGACCACCGAGGCGCCGGACCGGACCACCTACCTCAAGCGGCCGGACCTTGGCCGCAAGCTGAGCGCGGCGGGCAGGGCGAGCCTCGCCCCCGCGCCGTGCAATGTCGCGGTGGTGATCTGCGACGGCCTGTCCGCCCGCGCCGTCTCCGCGCACGCCGCGCCGCTCCTCGCCGATCTCCTGCCGCGGTTTTCGGCGGATGGCATCACGGTCGGCCCGCTCACCATCGTCACCGAGGGGCGCGTTGCGGTGGGCGATGCGGTCGGCGCGGCCTTGGGGGCGGATCTGGTGCTGATGCTGATCGGCGAGCGGCCGGGACTTTCGGCCAGCGACAGCCTCGGCATCTACATCACTCACGGGCCGCGGCCCGGTCGCTCCGATGCGGAGCGCAATTGCATCTCCAACGTGCGGCCGGAGGGGCTCGCCTATCCACAGGCCGCCTACCGCGCGCACTATCTCGTCAGCGAGGCGCTGTCCCGCGGCCATTCGGGCGTGGCGCTGAAGGACGACACTGTATCGCCCGATGCAATCGGCGGTGGCTCCGCGGCATTTCTCCTCTCCAAGACAAGCTGA
- a CDS encoding FCD domain-containing protein, with the protein MASRALGERDGSITALRDFLAASDLAVGAQLPGERRLMAELSVGRSSLREAIGRLAAVGVLEVRHGSGTYLRRPITQHTLVMPLAIEAERDDFLRLVEVRRGLEAEAAALASERASASTIAGIEDKLTTMEAAFHAQGTAGPEDLAFHLSIYAASGNPLFGQFLELMRGALDELFAKPFNREDFARRSFPMHRTLFEAIARRDADDARRQTHLILDIVREDLIEMALVALPDASRPEAAQ; encoded by the coding sequence GTGGCAAGCAGAGCGTTGGGCGAGCGGGACGGCAGCATCACGGCGCTGAGGGATTTCCTCGCAGCGTCGGACCTTGCCGTCGGTGCGCAGCTCCCCGGCGAGCGGCGCCTCATGGCCGAGCTTTCCGTCGGCCGCTCTTCGCTGCGCGAGGCCATCGGGCGGCTGGCCGCGGTCGGCGTTCTCGAAGTCCGGCACGGCAGCGGGACGTACCTGCGCCGGCCGATCACCCAGCACACCCTCGTCATGCCGCTCGCCATCGAGGCAGAGCGCGACGATTTCCTGCGCCTCGTGGAAGTCCGCCGCGGGCTGGAGGCGGAGGCTGCGGCGCTGGCCTCGGAGCGGGCGAGCGCGTCCACCATCGCCGGCATCGAGGACAAGCTGACGACCATGGAAGCCGCGTTCCATGCGCAGGGGACGGCGGGGCCCGAAGACCTTGCCTTCCACCTCTCCATCTACGCGGCCAGCGGAAACCCGCTGTTCGGCCAGTTTCTGGAGCTGATGCGCGGCGCGCTGGACGAGCTTTTTGCAAAGCCGTTCAACCGCGAGGACTTTGCCCGCCGCTCCTTCCCCATGCACCGCACCCTGTTCGAGGCCATCGCAAGGCGCGATGCCGACGATGCGCGCCGCCAGACCCACCTCATCCTCGACATCGTGCGCGAGGATCTCATCGAGATGGCGCTGGTCGCCCTCCCGGACGCAAGCCGGCCGGAGGCCGCGCAATGA